One Deinococcus detaillensis DNA segment encodes these proteins:
- a CDS encoding ABC transporter substrate-binding protein produces the protein MKRILTLTLLVSASSAAAQGSLTFVCGAQADWCQVVANAYKKETGGEAKFLRLSAGESLARLRAEKDNPSFDVLFGGTGDVHEAGTKEKLLTYYKPKAWNDLYPSLRSQVRNAYIPLYTGALGFAVNDTVLKKRNLSAPTDWPDLGDPKYKGLVAMPNPNTSGTAYTMITTLIQIYGEDQAFDLLKKIHNNVPRNGYTRPGSGAAFLAARGEVAVGVTFMHDAVAQNVRGFPVRAVAPKAGTGTEIGGVSLVTNGPNAAAGKQFIDFVLKPETQKLAATVESFQIQSNSKTPVAAASPDLDKIKIIDYDFAKWGDSATRARIISRWTKEVFPLPRR, from the coding sequence ATGAAACGAATCTTGACCCTTACCCTGCTGGTCAGCGCGAGCAGCGCCGCCGCTCAAGGCAGCCTGACCTTTGTTTGCGGCGCACAGGCCGATTGGTGTCAAGTCGTGGCCAACGCCTACAAAAAAGAAACGGGCGGCGAGGCTAAATTCCTGCGGCTGTCTGCGGGCGAGTCGCTGGCCCGGTTACGTGCCGAGAAGGACAATCCCAGCTTTGACGTGCTATTCGGCGGTACCGGCGACGTGCATGAAGCGGGCACCAAGGAAAAGCTGCTGACCTACTACAAGCCTAAAGCTTGGAATGATCTGTATCCGTCGCTGCGCTCGCAAGTCAGGAACGCCTACATCCCGCTGTACACCGGGGCGCTCGGGTTCGCCGTCAACGACACGGTGCTGAAAAAGCGCAACCTGAGTGCTCCCACCGACTGGCCCGACTTGGGCGATCCCAAGTACAAGGGCCTCGTCGCTATGCCCAACCCCAACACCTCCGGCACGGCCTACACCATGATCACCACCCTGATTCAGATTTACGGCGAGGATCAGGCCTTTGACCTCCTCAAGAAAATCCACAACAACGTGCCGCGCAACGGCTATACCCGCCCCGGCTCCGGCGCAGCGTTCCTAGCAGCTCGCGGCGAGGTGGCGGTGGGCGTAACTTTCATGCACGACGCGGTGGCGCAGAACGTGCGCGGTTTCCCGGTGCGGGCGGTTGCGCCCAAGGCCGGAACGGGCACCGAAATCGGCGGCGTCAGCTTGGTCACTAATGGCCCCAATGCGGCGGCAGGCAAGCAGTTCATCGACTTTGTCCTCAAGCCTGAGACGCAGAAGCTGGCGGCGACGGTGGAATCCTTCCAGATCCAGTCCAACAGCAAAACGCCTGTGGCCGCCGCTTCACCCGACCTCGACAAAATCAAGATCATTGACTACGACTTCGCCAAATGGGGCGACAGCGCCACCCGCGCCCGCATCATCTCGCGCTGGACCAAGGAGGTCTTTCCATTACCACGGCGGTAA
- a CDS encoding sensor histidine kinase, with protein MRGFSAALLRRPASSDAARLARVTVPPARWRRLRMWQRFFLSQVTVFTLLMLILVAVQYASLTDRTRQEFGERALMLSRTIANMPTLRTYFIRPDVPLRIDPLLRQMQADIGADFLVVGGRLGMRYAHPFPPALAQRISRSGPDDVLASGDPVEVGVQQFREFIWGKAEVRGAANEVIGLVSTGFLLPTVQAIVWRVSLGLLPWYGFGLLFALLSSLYLSARLRRDLFDLEPDQISGLVSQHHAVLTALQDGVLVLEQDRVVLANQCALDYMGVASIAGLPCLPTLWPELSALLQREARPSFREAPGNWRQQPVLISGYRLPNAQQVVVFRERAEAVRLAEELTHAREYVELLRSQTHEFTNRLHTIAGLMQIGRPELALQVIQREAGQAQQISDRVSGIVPPRLAALLAGKIARARELGVDLQIDPASALEDHWPGGVIDTLILAVGNLVENAFDAVRGQNAPQISVMIGEDAEGVQLEVRDGGPGLTPPHLPHPGFSTKGPGRGQGLALIHQHLLPYHGQLEYFRAAEESVFILSIPAAPELGL; from the coding sequence ATGCGCGGCTTTAGTGCCGCTCTGCTCCGCAGACCCGCCTCGTCCGACGCGGCGCGGCTGGCACGAGTCACGGTGCCCCCGGCCCGCTGGCGCAGGCTGCGGATGTGGCAGCGCTTTTTTCTGAGTCAGGTGACGGTCTTCACCCTGCTGATGCTGATTCTGGTAGCCGTGCAGTACGCCTCGTTGACGGACCGCACTCGCCAGGAATTTGGCGAACGCGCCCTGATGCTCTCGCGCACCATCGCCAACATGCCGACCCTCCGAACCTACTTCATCCGTCCGGATGTGCCGCTGCGTATTGATCCGCTGCTGCGCCAGATGCAAGCCGATATCGGCGCGGACTTTCTGGTGGTGGGCGGACGCCTGGGCATGCGTTACGCCCATCCGTTTCCGCCCGCGCTGGCGCAGCGCATCAGCCGCAGCGGACCAGACGACGTGCTCGCGAGCGGCGACCCGGTGGAAGTGGGCGTGCAGCAGTTCAGGGAATTCATCTGGGGTAAGGCTGAGGTACGCGGCGCGGCAAACGAAGTGATCGGGCTGGTGTCCACCGGGTTCCTGCTGCCCACCGTGCAAGCCATCGTCTGGCGGGTCTCCCTCGGCCTGCTGCCGTGGTACGGTTTCGGCTTGCTGTTCGCGCTGCTGAGCAGTTTGTACTTGAGTGCCCGTTTGCGGCGCGATTTGTTCGATCTGGAACCGGACCAGATTTCGGGACTGGTCTCGCAGCACCACGCGGTCCTCACAGCGCTGCAAGACGGCGTGCTGGTGCTGGAACAAGACCGGGTGGTGCTAGCTAATCAGTGCGCCCTAGATTATATGGGGGTGGCGAGCATTGCCGGGCTGCCTTGCCTGCCAACGTTGTGGCCTGAACTCTCGGCGCTGCTGCAACGTGAGGCGCGGCCATCGTTCCGGGAAGCTCCCGGCAACTGGCGGCAGCAGCCGGTGCTCATCAGCGGCTACCGGCTTCCCAACGCGCAGCAGGTGGTGGTGTTTCGCGAGCGGGCCGAGGCGGTCAGGCTGGCTGAAGAGCTGACTCACGCGCGTGAGTATGTCGAGTTGCTGCGCTCGCAGACCCACGAATTCACTAACCGGCTGCACACCATCGCGGGCCTGATGCAGATTGGACGCCCCGAACTGGCCTTGCAAGTCATTCAGCGCGAGGCAGGCCAGGCCCAGCAAATCAGTGACCGGGTCAGTGGGATTGTGCCGCCCCGGCTGGCGGCTCTACTGGCTGGCAAGATAGCCCGCGCCCGTGAACTCGGCGTGGACCTGCAAATCGATCCGGCCTCTGCCCTGGAAGACCACTGGCCGGGCGGCGTGATCGATACCCTGATTCTGGCGGTGGGCAATCTGGTGGAAAACGCCTTCGACGCGGTACGCGGCCAGAACGCGCCGCAGATCAGCGTGATGATCGGCGAAGATGCCGAAGGAGTGCAGTTGGAGGTACGTGACGGCGGCCCTGGGCTGACTCCACCCCACCTGCCCCATCCAGGGTTCAGTACCAAAGGACCAGGACGCGGCCAGGGCTTGGCGCTGATTCACCAACACCTGCTGCCGTATCACGGGCAGCTCGAATACTTCAGGGCTGCCGAGGAGTCGGTCTTTATTCTCAGTATTCCTGCCGCACCGGAACTTGGTCTGTGA
- a CDS encoding ABC transporter ATP-binding protein — translation MTATQSRPTSAPNSRAAPVKLEGVTKRFGKTTAVQSANLEVEPGTLVTLLGPSGCGKTTILRMIAGLETITEGKLSIDHEDVTQLSAAQRDVTMVFQSYALFPHLSVLENVAYGLRVARRHDAVHAAEEALKLVGLGGYGSRAPSQLSGGQQQRVALARALVMKPKVLLFDEPLSNLDAKLRRQMRNEIRAIQQQLGITAVYVTHDQAEALAISDVVVVMSAGKIEQVGTPEDLYRRPANAFVADFIGEANLLQATYDGHQLSFGNVSLPYTQSGAPTGDVRVLVRPESISFSESGLVGRITSGAYLGAMTEYTIETSAGAVLIAPPSESTILPNGSDIHLDFRSNGLYILPA, via the coding sequence ATGACCGCCACCCAATCCCGTCCAACCTCTGCCCCAAACAGTCGGGCGGCTCCGGTCAAGCTGGAGGGCGTCACCAAGCGTTTCGGCAAGACCACCGCCGTCCAGAGTGCCAATCTGGAGGTGGAACCCGGCACGCTGGTCACGCTGCTGGGGCCTTCGGGCTGCGGTAAAACCACCATTTTGCGGATGATCGCCGGGCTGGAAACCATCACCGAGGGCAAGCTGTCCATTGACCACGAGGACGTGACCCAGCTCTCGGCGGCGCAGCGCGACGTGACGATGGTGTTTCAGAGTTACGCGTTGTTCCCGCACCTGAGTGTGCTGGAGAACGTCGCCTACGGCCTGCGCGTCGCCCGCCGCCACGACGCCGTACACGCCGCAGAGGAAGCCCTGAAACTGGTGGGTCTGGGCGGCTACGGCAGCCGCGCACCCTCGCAACTGTCGGGCGGGCAGCAGCAGCGCGTCGCTTTGGCCCGCGCACTGGTCATGAAGCCCAAGGTGCTGCTCTTTGACGAGCCGCTCTCTAACCTGGACGCCAAACTGCGCCGCCAGATGCGCAACGAGATTCGCGCCATCCAGCAGCAGTTGGGCATCACCGCTGTTTACGTGACCCACGATCAGGCTGAGGCGCTGGCGATCTCGGACGTGGTGGTGGTCATGAGCGCTGGGAAAATTGAGCAGGTCGGCACACCAGAAGACCTGTACCGCCGCCCCGCCAATGCCTTTGTCGCGGACTTTATCGGCGAGGCCAATCTGCTGCAAGCCACCTATGATGGGCATCAACTCAGCTTCGGCAATGTTTCCTTGCCGTACACGCAGTCCGGCGCACCCACCGGCGACGTGCGCGTGCTGGTGCGGCCCGAATCCATCTCGTTCAGCGAGAGCGGGCTGGTCGGGCGCATCACCTCCGGCGCGTATCTGGGAGCCATGACCGAGTACACCATCGAAACTTCTGCTGGAGCCGTGTTGATTGCCCCGCCTTCTGAGTCCACCATCCTGCCCAACGGCAGCGACATCCATCTGGATTTCCGCAGCAATGGCCTGTACATTCTGCCCGCCTGA
- a CDS encoding response regulator, whose product MTPLPRLLSRVMIVEDDVLVRTIHQTLIEDLPGFQVVSTVGSLAQASQDLQSVTVDLLLVDIYLPDGNGLTWAAQLPRISTGPDVIMITAANDLPTVQTAIRSGVLDFLIKPFERQRLYAALQRHQQRHSVASPAHLTQYGVDRLLRHDPVTHLPKGIDAATLGKVQRLLDEAITPLSAETAGRHLGVSRITAWRYLEYLVGLSLAEVEVLYQSTGRPLKLYQRSRHDSEILLR is encoded by the coding sequence GTGACCCCTCTGCCCCGTCTGCTCAGCCGCGTGATGATCGTCGAGGATGATGTGCTGGTTCGGACCATTCACCAGACCCTGATTGAAGACCTGCCGGGATTTCAGGTCGTGAGCACGGTGGGATCGCTGGCACAGGCCAGCCAGGATCTGCAGAGCGTCACCGTCGATCTGCTGCTGGTGGATATTTATCTGCCGGACGGTAACGGCCTGACCTGGGCCGCCCAGCTGCCCCGAATTTCCACTGGCCCAGACGTGATCATGATCACTGCGGCCAACGATCTGCCGACGGTGCAAACGGCAATTAGAAGCGGTGTGCTCGACTTTCTAATCAAGCCGTTCGAACGCCAGCGGCTTTATGCGGCGCTACAGCGCCATCAGCAGCGTCACTCGGTCGCCAGTCCAGCACACCTGACCCAGTACGGTGTAGACCGCTTGCTGCGCCACGATCCCGTCACCCATCTGCCCAAAGGCATTGACGCCGCCACCCTGGGCAAAGTGCAGCGGTTACTTGACGAGGCCATCACGCCACTGAGCGCCGAAACGGCAGGACGACACCTGGGCGTCAGCCGGATCACGGCGTGGCGCTACTTGGAGTACTTGGTGGGACTTTCACTGGCCGAGGTGGAAGTGCTATATCAATCCACTGGCAGACCACTCAAGCTCTATCAGCGGTCAAGACACGATTCTGAAATTCTACTCCGCTAA
- a CDS encoding extracellular solute-binding protein yields the protein MTGILAWLGTAQALVQVEFWHIFSDAPRRQWMLDRAAEFHRLHPEIKVTPVSYANYPQTFQALATAARTGTAPALVQISEAGTQLAIDSTLFRPLPAAAGRQVQDMLPSVLNYYRVGGQLYGLPFNTSSPVLYANTSLLRKAGITADHLPDTLEALTTTCATLKRTARSVDCLTFPVDAWYFEQWAAQQGALWVDGGNGRQGRATQTFLTSEAVARPLRWLGQMKRSGYYVNTGKLEDNTGVTQLFLSGRVAFLMTSSSRIGQVLSGSKAKNFTVQVGQMPVPQGSPRQGLVVGGSSLWIPREIAPEKAKAAQAFALYLTSTANLASWHRISGYDPLRRSSLELLQRQGWFRVGEAHTVAVEQFRRTRSTPATAGALFGSFYEVRAVLHAAIERVLGGAEVGASLRVAKARADEIIRAYNARL from the coding sequence GTGACTGGGATCTTGGCATGGCTGGGAACCGCACAGGCGCTTGTTCAGGTGGAGTTTTGGCACATTTTTTCCGACGCGCCGCGCCGACAGTGGATGCTGGATCGCGCCGCCGAGTTTCACCGCCTGCACCCGGAGATTAAGGTCACGCCCGTGTCCTACGCCAATTATCCGCAAACCTTTCAGGCGCTGGCGACAGCGGCCCGCACCGGCACAGCCCCGGCTCTGGTTCAGATTTCCGAAGCGGGCACTCAGCTGGCCATCGACAGCACGCTGTTCCGGCCTCTGCCCGCCGCTGCTGGGCGGCAGGTGCAGGACATGCTGCCCTCAGTACTGAATTACTACCGGGTGGGTGGGCAACTCTACGGCTTGCCGTTCAACACCTCCTCCCCAGTGTTGTATGCCAACACGTCGCTGCTGCGAAAGGCTGGCATCACGGCGGATCATCTGCCTGACACGCTGGAAGCTCTGACCACCACCTGCGCGACCCTGAAGCGCACAGCGAGGTCGGTCGACTGTCTAACCTTTCCAGTGGACGCTTGGTATTTCGAGCAGTGGGCCGCGCAGCAGGGCGCACTCTGGGTGGACGGCGGCAACGGGCGGCAGGGCCGCGCCACTCAGACGTTTCTGACCAGCGAGGCGGTGGCCCGTCCTCTGCGCTGGCTGGGGCAGATGAAACGCTCCGGTTATTACGTCAACACTGGCAAGCTGGAAGACAATACTGGCGTCACCCAGTTGTTTTTATCAGGTCGGGTGGCGTTTTTGATGACCTCCTCCTCGCGCATTGGGCAGGTGCTGAGCGGCAGCAAGGCGAAGAACTTCACAGTGCAGGTGGGCCAGATGCCGGTGCCGCAGGGCAGCCCGCGTCAGGGTTTAGTGGTGGGCGGCAGCAGCTTGTGGATTCCGCGAGAGATCGCGCCCGAGAAGGCAAAGGCGGCGCAAGCCTTCGCCCTGTACTTGACCAGCACCGCCAACCTGGCGTCCTGGCACCGCATCAGCGGCTACGACCCACTGCGCCGCAGTAGTCTGGAGCTGCTCCAGCGGCAGGGCTGGTTCAGGGTAGGCGAGGCCCACACGGTCGCCGTGGAGCAGTTTCGCCGGACGCGCTCTACCCCGGCCACAGCGGGTGCACTGTTTGGCAGCTTTTATGAAGTCCGGGCGGTGTTGCACGCGGCCATCGAGCGGGTACTGGGCGGCGCAGAGGTCGGCGCGTCGCTGAGAGTGGCCAAGGCGCGGGCCGACGAGATCATTCGGGCCTACAATGCGCGGCTTTAG
- a CDS encoding restriction endonuclease subunit S yields the protein MTVLSQAPSAEQSAEQLLEQHFDTAFAAPDGLKKLRELILTLAMQGKLVEQDPSDPPASELLKEIEQEKRRLVAAGQIKAPKPLLPIEADEVPYEVPQGWAWVRLGDIADSQAGFSFKSNKFNESGGGLPLIRIRDVGQPFTGTFYDGEYKEDFIVTEGEYLISMDGEFRVATWKYGKALLNQRVSRLSFYSDNVEQSLVARILQVRLTAVQGTKSYTTVDHLSGGQILAALIPLPPLPEQRRIVARIEQLMARCDELEALRNAQQQKRLDVHTAALSDLLGADTPEAFAQAWQFVAQHFGDLYSAPQNVAELRKAVLQLAVMGKLVPQDPADPPARELLREIEAEKRRLVAAGKIKAPKPLPPVKPEERPYEVPHGWEWVRLGTLINFTNGFAFKSNLFQESGVGVVKIGDISDGQVTKARMDFIDESYMSEVDDKFLVNVGDMLIAMSGATTGKLGINSLTEKLVMNQRVGKIEPVKTEKTYLFHYLSTQIQKNLDISSGSAIPNLSTEQINEMLTPLPPLPEQRRIVTKIDELMRLCDDLSAQLSAQTGTQSALLSSLMAAVTPASPTPERRPTLGRSAALREPAEPAASTQPKRRGRPAKAGSIPTATSEADAIRQLNELKFQRAEGTRQEGLFD from the coding sequence ATGACGGTGCTGAGCCAGGCTCCTAGCGCCGAGCAATCCGCCGAGCAACTGCTAGAGCAGCACTTTGACACCGCCTTTGCCGCGCCGGACGGCCTGAAGAAGTTGCGCGAGCTGATTCTGACGCTTGCGATGCAGGGCAAGCTGGTGGAGCAAGACCCCAGCGACCCGCCCGCGAGTGAGCTGCTAAAAGAAATTGAGCAGGAGAAGCGCCGACTGGTGGCGGCGGGCCAGATCAAAGCACCCAAACCCCTGCTGCCGATTGAAGCGGATGAAGTGCCGTATGAGGTGCCGCAGGGCTGGGCGTGGGTACGGTTGGGAGATATTGCCGACTCACAAGCGGGATTTTCTTTTAAGTCTAACAAATTCAACGAATCAGGCGGTGGTTTGCCTTTAATTCGTATTAGGGATGTAGGCCAGCCTTTTACGGGAACTTTCTACGACGGCGAATATAAAGAGGATTTTATAGTAACCGAAGGTGAATATCTCATCAGTATGGATGGAGAATTCAGAGTCGCCACTTGGAAGTATGGAAAAGCATTGCTAAACCAGCGAGTAAGTAGGCTATCATTTTATAGTGACAATGTAGAGCAATCATTAGTTGCTAGAATCCTTCAAGTGAGGCTGACAGCAGTTCAGGGCACAAAGTCTTATACGACAGTTGATCATTTATCTGGCGGTCAGATTTTGGCCGCTCTCATCCCCCTCCCTCCGCTCCCCGAACAGCGGCGCATTGTCGCCAGAATTGAGCAACTGATGGCCCGCTGCGATGAGCTGGAAGCCTTGCGAAATGCCCAGCAGCAAAAGCGCTTGGACGTTCACACGGCAGCCCTCTCCGACTTGCTGGGGGCCGACACGCCGGAAGCCTTCGCGCAGGCGTGGCAGTTTGTGGCCCAGCACTTTGGCGACCTCTACAGCGCCCCGCAAAACGTGGCCGAGCTGCGAAAGGCCGTGCTGCAACTGGCGGTCATGGGCAAGTTGGTGCCGCAAGACCCCGCCGACCCGCCCGCCCGCGAACTGCTGCGCGAGATTGAGGCCGAGAAGCGCCGACTGGTGGCCGCAGGCAAAATCAAAGCACCCAAACCCTTGCCCCCCGTGAAGCCGGAAGAGAGGCCGTATGAAGTGCCGCATGGGTGGGAGTGGGTGCGGCTGGGTACTCTAATAAATTTCACCAACGGTTTTGCATTTAAGAGCAATTTATTTCAAGAAAGTGGTGTTGGAGTTGTGAAGATAGGTGATATTAGCGACGGCCAAGTCACTAAAGCGCGTATGGACTTCATAGACGAGTCTTACATGAGCGAAGTTGACGATAAATTTCTAGTCAATGTCGGAGATATGCTTATAGCTATGTCCGGTGCAACTACTGGAAAATTAGGCATCAACTCACTCACTGAAAAGCTAGTGATGAATCAAAGAGTGGGAAAAATAGAGCCCGTTAAAACTGAAAAGACCTATCTGTTTCACTACCTGTCTACTCAAATACAAAAAAATCTGGATATATCATCTGGAAGCGCAATTCCTAATTTAAGCACCGAGCAGATAAATGAAATGTTGACTCCCCTCCCTCCGCTCCCCGAACAGCGGCGGATTGTCACCAAGATTGATGAGCTGATGCGGCTGTGTGACGACCTCTCGGCGCAACTCTCGGCCCAAACCGGTACCCAGTCGGCCCTGCTCAGCTCGCTGATGGCCGCTGTGACGCCCGCCAGCCCCACGCCGGAGCGCCGCCCAACTCTGGGGCGCTCAGCCGCCTTAAGGGAGCCAGCAGAGCCAGCGGCAAGCACCCAACCCAAACGGCGTGGACGGCCAGCCAAAGCGGGCAGCATTCCCACCGCCACCAGCGAGGCCGACGCCATCCGGCAGCTCAACGAACTCAAATTCCAACGCGCCGAGGGCACCCGGCAAGAAGGGCTGTTTGACTGA
- a CDS encoding ABC transporter permease, with product MQVALLLWPLLGLLAFTFLPWVRQGRAFLAGGPSGLSLLGTLPVLWVPLAALFATLALSFLGRANRALPTLVVALAGFSVTAFFIVFRNQPADLGALITALALLSVTGMALSDTGIIKADRFIASSTLWVGLFLILFVMFPLYKVLRNAFGETGFSLEAFRSVLTSPAFFVLENETTPQSEAVLALIATVVGGMAGLGLSLWRKRPVWATVRNTLLAALGVGVFAALYFGFGALRNSVLLAVSVATAATALALAFALLGTRSRASFGPYLFVPLALAGYAIGALAASTPQTADLGLLFKGLGVLAGVGLAWWMTRRRITANKLLGVFSLLPIITPPFVIGFALIFLLGRQGLITSGILGLDTDALLGQLGVGIAQTLAYTPIAYLVLVGVVQSLNGTLEEAAVTLGASRWHVLKTVIWPLVRPGLANAFLLTIIESLADFGNPFVMGGSFLATQVYFSVEFNPAEASVYGTVLLALSVSAFLAQQAWLGRTSFTTITGKPAQGMVTPLPPVLERVLLFVFMIWVLFVGAVYGSMFFGALVKLWGFDNTFTTEHIRNLSVGSLDVFFNTLKIAALSSLPVLILSVVIAYLITRQKFFGRGFIELGSLLSFAVPGTVIGIGYILALNSGFAYMTGTMLILIVAFIFRNMPVGIRSSVANLRQIDPALEEASTTLRAGSLTTLWRVVMPLIRPALISALIFAFVRAMTAISQIIFLISPDHKVVTSEVLSMVERGQLGDAAALSALLVFTLAVVIALMTWGVGRMGGSKAGVSV from the coding sequence GTGCAAGTCGCCCTCCTGCTCTGGCCGCTGCTGGGCCTGCTGGCCTTTACCTTCTTGCCTTGGGTGCGTCAGGGCCGGGCCTTTCTGGCCGGTGGCCCCAGCGGTTTAAGCCTGTTGGGAACCCTGCCAGTGCTGTGGGTGCCCTTGGCCGCCTTGTTCGCCACATTGGCCCTGAGCTTCTTGGGCAGGGCCAACCGCGCTTTGCCCACGCTGGTCGTGGCGCTGGCCGGATTTTCGGTCACGGCCTTTTTCATCGTCTTTAGAAATCAGCCCGCTGATCTGGGCGCACTCATCACCGCGCTGGCGCTGCTGTCGGTCACGGGCATGGCGCTCTCGGATACAGGGATCATCAAAGCTGACCGCTTCATCGCCAGTTCGACACTGTGGGTGGGTCTATTCCTGATTCTGTTCGTGATGTTCCCGCTGTACAAGGTGCTGAGAAACGCATTCGGCGAAACGGGCTTTTCACTGGAGGCCTTCCGCAGCGTGCTGACCTCTCCAGCGTTTTTCGTGCTGGAGAACGAGACCACGCCTCAGAGCGAGGCGGTGCTGGCCCTGATCGCCACCGTCGTGGGCGGGATGGCCGGGCTGGGGCTGTCGCTGTGGAGGAAGCGTCCAGTCTGGGCGACGGTGAGAAATACCCTGCTGGCGGCGCTGGGGGTGGGCGTCTTCGCTGCGCTGTATTTCGGATTCGGGGCGCTGCGAAATAGCGTGTTGCTGGCGGTGAGCGTTGCGACAGCGGCTACGGCGCTGGCGCTGGCCTTTGCGCTGCTGGGCACCCGCAGCCGGGCGTCGTTCGGGCCGTACCTGTTCGTGCCGCTGGCACTAGCAGGGTACGCCATTGGGGCGCTGGCAGCCAGCACGCCGCAAACTGCCGATCTGGGGCTGCTGTTCAAGGGCCTCGGCGTGCTGGCCGGAGTTGGGCTGGCGTGGTGGATGACCCGGCGGCGCATCACGGCCAATAAGCTATTGGGCGTCTTCTCGCTTCTGCCGATCATCACGCCGCCGTTCGTGATCGGCTTCGCGCTGATCTTTTTGCTGGGCCGCCAAGGACTGATCACCAGCGGCATTTTGGGCCTAGACACCGACGCGCTGCTGGGGCAGTTGGGCGTGGGCATCGCGCAGACGCTGGCTTATACCCCGATTGCTTACCTGGTGCTGGTGGGCGTGGTGCAAAGCCTCAACGGCACGTTGGAGGAAGCCGCCGTCACCTTGGGTGCGAGCCGCTGGCACGTTCTGAAAACCGTGATCTGGCCGCTGGTACGCCCCGGCCTCGCCAACGCCTTTTTGCTGACCATCATTGAGAGTCTGGCCGATTTCGGCAACCCGTTTGTTATGGGTGGTTCGTTTCTGGCGACGCAAGTGTACTTCTCGGTGGAGTTCAACCCTGCCGAGGCGTCGGTGTACGGCACGGTGCTGCTGGCCTTGAGCGTTTCAGCGTTTCTGGCACAGCAAGCGTGGCTGGGGCGCACCAGTTTCACCACCATCACCGGCAAGCCCGCCCAGGGCATGGTCACACCGCTGCCGCCCGTGCTGGAGCGCGTTCTGCTTTTCGTATTCATGATCTGGGTGCTGTTCGTGGGCGCGGTGTATGGCAGCATGTTCTTCGGAGCGCTGGTCAAACTGTGGGGCTTTGACAATACCTTCACTACCGAACACATCCGCAACCTGTCAGTGGGGTCGCTGGACGTGTTCTTCAACACCCTCAAGATCGCGGCCCTCAGCAGCCTGCCTGTGCTGATCCTCAGCGTGGTGATCGCCTACCTGATCACGCGGCAGAAATTCTTCGGGCGAGGTTTTATCGAGCTCGGCTCTCTGTTGTCCTTCGCTGTTCCCGGCACCGTCATTGGGATCGGGTACATCCTGGCGCTGAACAGCGGCTTCGCATACATGACCGGCACCATGTTGATCCTGATTGTCGCCTTTATCTTCCGCAACATGCCAGTGGGCATCCGGTCCTCTGTTGCCAACCTGCGCCAGATTGATCCGGCGCTGGAGGAGGCCAGCACTACCCTGCGTGCGGGCAGCCTGACCACGCTGTGGCGAGTGGTAATGCCCCTGATTCGCCCAGCGCTGATCTCGGCCCTGATCTTCGCCTTCGTGCGGGCCATGACCGCCATCTCGCAGATTATCTTTTTGATCTCGCCGGACCACAAGGTGGTCACCAGCGAGGTGCTGAGCATGGTGGAGCGCGGGCAACTCGGCGACGCGGCGGCGCTGTCGGCGCTGCTGGTCTTCACGCTGGCTGTTGTGATTGCCCTGATGACCTGGGGCGTGGGGCGGATGGGCGGATCAAAGGCGGGGGTAAGCGTATGA